GCAGTAGTAATGATTCTGATCAGGCAAATATTATctgattaaaaagtaaattatagAGAAATTAGAAGATTATGTTCTAGagaataacaataataaatgccatttttttgaGTCTATAAGATCTTAAGGTAAGATTGCTGAGTCACTACTGCAGCATACTGCCAAGACGAGGCTGTTATAGGACGTGAGTTGTACAAGCCAGATTTCATCAAGTGATACAAAACCAGTTGTGTCTACTGATCCATGTAGACAGCTTTCCCTATTGACGTTTCTAAATGACAGGAATTTATATACTGAAAAACTTAAATTGATGCATAAACTCtacttttgttttccactgttgAGACTGACTACTGTGTCTAGTGAGCTAGGGATTAACCTAAAGATCAAAATGTTAcaacagaagtaaaaatcaTGAAGCAACGAGATGAGAGTCTCATCAATTTCAAAGCTGATTAAATGATTATTTCATTGCTAGTATATTTTTTGGATAAAATATATCAAGAATATTTCTCTGTAAGTGATACTCTTTAGAATAACATTAAGTTAGTAGGCCCCTATTAATGGCAGAGGGATTTTGACATATGgacaaataaaacagtttttattttcttattactgATATCACAGTGAGGCTACTGTTAGAGCTGATCATGCTATTGATCTTTTTTTACTCAAAAATGTCAAATGAAAAGTCTATATATGCACCTTCCGACTGCGGATTCTTAGTTTTTCACAGGAGGATTTTTAAGTACCTTTTTGGGATTTGTTTCCATATAAAATGTTGTGATTACTTGTCTTAGTTCCCTTCAACCCACAAGTACCAAATCAAAACCAACCCCTCAAAATACCAACAAAATGTTGCGATGTCATTGTGAAGATACTGATTCCTTTTagaattcaatttaaaaaataatcttggtTTCTGTAGTTGCATACACAGCAGTGTGGAGGAGATGGTATCTGGCAGTAGGAACATTTTCAGAGAGCACGTTGCTGTGTTATCAATATCAGTTTAGGCATTGGTacacacatttctgtttctttaagaaGGCACTCTAAGTTTCAGCTTATATCATGCCTTTAATAGGAgagttcattttcctccttgGCTGTGTCAACAGCTTGCGAGCACAAGGAATTCATTTCTGAATAAGgtgataattttatttctgtacttaAGGTGGTTGTGTTGTGTGAACACTTACACAAACCGTAGAGATTCCTGGATTTAATTCCTATGGAAGTTTGTCATAATATTAGtatgattcattttcttctataaaCTCTTAGTTTTGATAACCACACTTTGCTTTATACCATGTAATCAAAGTTACGATAAGCTCTCAAGCTATTTTTCCTCTCTAgactttctctttcttgttctgttttcacctttcttcttaaatgttcttttacataaaacaaaatactgagcAAACATATCTTTTACATTAATGTAGCTGCATTTATTTGGTTATGgtagttaaaataaaatcagtacaGAATATTCCAAaacctttcctttaaaatatttgacaagTTTACAGTGGATTCTGGTcatggaaaaaacacaaaaaaagagttCTGAATAATAATAAGGAAGAGCAAGGACCACTGCAAGACTTATGCTAAAATCATGCAATGTTACTAGTAGAAAATGTTACCTGTTTTCTagtgagaaggagaaaaagagtaGGGAAtaagtttcttttcattttaattacacATTTGAAAGCGTTTCTCTTGATTTACGTTAACAGTGCTTGGGGGTGGGCATCCCTGAGGTATTAATgtcaagaataaaaaagaaaaatggtttaaaataagTGAATTCCCACACCTGTTTTAAGTGGAGCTGTCTGCAGACTCTTAGCATGACATTCACTGCAGGTCTGGCATACAACAGTTATATAAATGAATTCAACAAACAACTTCATAGAGAAGAGATAAACTTGGTGGTTTGATGAGGTTGATGGAGTGAATATGTGTTCTTGCCTTGCTAGTCCAGGTAGATTAGGGTTATCTCTGCAATAAGGGCAGGAGTTTTCCCACAGCTGCACTTTTAACACACAGGTGGATGAAACAAAATTCAGCAAAGTCAGCTGGGCTGTCCATTTGGAGATTGAATGCAATTGAACAAAAAGCTGAGGACTGGGAATAACAGAAGGCAAGGAGCCAAGGATCAAGGCTGAAAGGCAATAACAGAGCCTGGAGAGAAGTGAAGGGGAGCAGCACATTGGCAGAAAGAGAGATTGAACATAAATGATTTAGAGGGGAAGAACGTTACGTGCTGAAAGGGATGAggcaggaaacaaatgaaaaggatGGAAATTAGCCTTAGGAAGTAATCTCTCTTCCTCTAACACAGGAGATGGAATAGGAATAGGGTCTTTATCCgtgctgcaaaatgttttaatgtgcttttgttCTGAAGTAAAGATGGGGAAGCAAGTAACTTCTGCCTGCTAGAGACACAGAAGGGTCCCTCAGCCCCCCACTGTTAATTAGCCGGGCAGAGAAGGACTTCCTCAGATGTCAGGGTGATGCTCGGTaactgctgagcagagcactgCTTGGATGTCATTCCTCAGTGCCTAACTATAAACAGGCAGTCAGGGATGCTGCTATttgggggagagaggaggatTTGATCAGCTATGTTTGCCAAAACTGGTCCCAGGACATTTCTGAGTATACTCCCCATCGTCATGTCTATGTTTGTGAAGGGGAGAGGGACAGGGTTTTCCACATGTGCTATCCAGTGATTATCtctgtttgaaaaatatattgatgttttgtttttctttccttgggcAGATGGACAGAAGAAGGTTCAAGAAGAATTTGACATAGACATGGATGCACCAGAGACAGAGCGGGCGGCCGTGGCGATACAGTCCCAGTTCAGgaaattccagaagaaaaaagcgGGGTCCCAGTCCTAGTAGCTACCTCACAGCTTAAATCAAAGTAATCCTGAAATGATTTAtcaagaaaatcagaaataacacAAAGATGCATGTACAGAAATGATCAATATTTAAAACCCCATTGGCAGATAACAAACCATGAGCTTGTGTGTGACTTCATCCCAGGTGTTTCACGCCCATTGTACTCTGTAACTCACCATTTTACTTGATGTTGTAATAAAAAGTTAGGGTGAAGTAATTAAAGTGTCTGCCTTCATCTGTCTTTTCACATTAATCCAGCAAGCACGGCGTTACAGATGAACCCGGCCCAGATGCctattttcctcttcacttaAAGCTTGGAGACATAACAGCACCGTATGTTACAAGGCTTTTGCTGAGGGATGAGAGCACGTGCCTCAGCCGTGCTTACCTCATTTGGAGAattcctgctgccagccaaaTGTGACACTAAAATTACTTTCCTGTAATGAGCTTAAAGTAAAAAGTTGCAGACAGAAGCTGGCACGAAGAAAAGAGGTGTAGGAAGccataagcttttatttttgtcttgcaaTTATGTCAATAAAGTGGCTTAAGTGAGGAAATTGtcattttcctccctctttggATGATGATGTTCAAATTGCCCAGCTTGGATGCGTGTTGacttatggagaaaaaaaataagcaaaatacaaaaagcaaaatccaattccagaaagctttggaagactttttttttttttttttttttttttacacattatttgtaaaaatgcaaactgaTCCTCTAAACTGTTTTTGATGCAGCTGTTTACATTCTACATATTCAGTAACTATTTCTATGCCATCTCTGtcttttcatattattttcagtatttgatgAGTAAATCATAAGACTCCTGTCTCTATCTATGCCATTTGTAATTTAAAGTGATTTTGTATTAGCCCCTTATTCTATCACTGTGTTAGCCCAGTTTCTGATTAATAGAAAACAGCCACAACAATTTcaattttctccctgctgcaaAAGAGCAACAGACCAACTCGAGACTAAACCTATGTAAGGATCTTGCCTGGCTTCAGATGTGATCAGGAATTAGCTGCCTATATAGTGCACAGGGAAGGttcagaaaagattttcaaagtaGCTTGTACTCAGAAAAGAGAGCTATTTAGATGGAGCAACTTGGGCATGCGCTGCACAGATACATGTCAAAAATACCATCCTCAGCTTCATCAGCAGGTTTAGGGGTTCCAATAGGCATTTTCATCCCTGGGGAAATCAGAGACAGACATGTTTTCTGAAGGATTGGTGTTTATAGCAATTCTTCAAGAAAGCAGCATGAGCCTCACCTCTAGGCTGGTGGAAGCAGGCACACTGGCTGAGCAGTGGCAGCCTGCCTACCCTTAACTGAACAGCCTGGTGTTGAGATTGCTTCAGGTGTGAGAGGTTTAGGTATAATTCCCAGCTGTCTAGAGGCATTCATTTcctcctctgccacctcctgcagGTATATTCTGATCACCAGGACAGATCGTCAGGCCTCTCATATAAATTGGAAGCTACCACTATGGGGTGGGCatagagagaaaggaaatatctCATGCTGGTGGCAATCACTTCCTATGAGAACCCCCCATAGCAGCAATACCGACAAGGTGCAGAACTGAGTGAAAGCCAGACTGCAGGATTGCAGAGGGAAGGGCCTCAGATTTACACAGGTTAAAGCACTTATCTTGCTGGGCAACAATTTAGTGAGAAGCCAAGATGTGATGGTCAGTGTTAGGAGCTCTGTTACCATGCTGGGTAGGGGGTACCCTCAGAAATACTGGGCAGAGGAAGCCTGTGAGCAATGCAGAAGGAATACGCAGAGACAGCATGTGAAGTGTTTAATAAGCACAGCAAAATGGGGCAGGAATGGACAGgacatttaaaatctttgttcaGGGATAAGACCCTAAGTGCTGCCCAGACCCCGCCTTAAGCACCTCTGTCAGACCCTGGCCATATGCTTGACTCACTGCACAACACTTGTGAAGTCAGCATTCTCCAAGCTGCAACCGAGTGCTGCCACTCCAGGAGCATATTTTAGCATCAGTGTTGCTCTGCATTTGtgaattttgcaaataaatctcTAACAACACTGCAGCTGTGCTCAAAGTGTAGTTTCTGGAGGCTACAGATTCCCCACTTATCTTTCACAGAGACTGCTCACCATCTAATAATCACCTTAgcataataatttaaaaattgtaatggGTTTGGATTGTGCTGATgccattttgtttaaatgaacaTATGTCTGTAATAAAGATCTACATTTGCGTTCTGCATTATGTCATGTGAAATAGCATGAGCTCTGTAACGGCTACTTAATTGAATAAAAAGTATGGGTAAGCACTAGGCTTTTATATTTGATCTGACATTCCTTGGACTTAAATTTCCTACACAACAGGAATAATCATATGGCTAGGACACAACAAAAATGATTACATTATTGAAGCACAGCAACAAGGGCTGTTAGTAAATGAATTATGGCTCTTTCAGAAGCAGGGCTATTCTTTAATGTGAAGTTCAGAGCACATCTTACAAATACAGTCTTAATACACAGTGAAACATAATGAGGAAATAGTGAACTGGCATGATATTCATATTAATTGTGGCTGCCCTTGCCAGacaattcacagaatcacagaatcacagaattgtaggggttggaagggacctcgaaagatcattgggtccaacccccctgccaaagcaggttcctcagagcaggctgcccaggtaggcgtccagacgggccttgaatatctccagagaaggagactccacaacctctctgggcagcctgttccagtgctccatcagcCTCACCGTGACaaagttctttcgcatgtcactgcggaacttcctgtgctctatcttgcagccatttccccttgttctatccccacaaaccactgagaagaggttggctacatcctttTGTCTCCCAAgcctcaggtatttatagacgttgatgagatcccctctcagtcttctcttctccaggctgaacagacctcAGCCTGAAcagtctctcagcctttctgaaGAAAGGTAGGGAAGGTACTCCAGGCCCTGTAtgatctttgtggccctccgctggactccttccaggagatccctgtcttttttgtaccggcaagcccagaactggacacagtactccaggtgaggcctgaccagggcagagtagagggggaggatcacctcccttgacctgctggccacactctttttaatgcatgccaggatcccattagccctcttggccacaaaggcacactgctggctcatggtcaacctgtcgtccaccaggacacccaggtccttctcctcagagctcctctccagcaggtcgtcccccagcctgtattgATACATCCAGTTGTTctttcccaggtgcaggactctgcatttgctcttgttaaacctcatttggtttcttcctgcccatctctccagccggtccaggtctggctgaatggcagcacagccttctggcgtgtcagccactcctcccagctttgtgtcatcagcgtacttgctgagggcagacactattccctcatcaagatcgtcgatgaagatgttgaacaagaccggacccagcaccaacccctggggaacaccactagtcacaggtctctAGCCAGACTCTGTGCCGCccatcaccaccctctgagctcggccagtcagccagttctcaacccaccttactgtccactcctctatcccacactttcttagctttgctagcaggatgtcatgggagacagtatcgaaagccttgctaaagtcaaggtagatgatctcaactgctctccccccatttacccagctggtgatggcatcatagaaggcaacgaggttggttgagcacaacttccccttggtgaatccatgctgactactcctcataaccttcttctcttccaattgcttggagatggcatccagaacaagctgttccaacaaAATTGTTCCAACAAAGCTGTTCCAAAAATTCcctttttgtaaaatgtttgcaTCAGAGATTCAGCTCATCTTTCCAAAAGAGGAGAGCTTTCTTGCTCCCaagtcttgctttttttcatcctttgtgCATATATAAGGTGGCggtttttaatttcctttcttgtcAGCAAATCATAATTTTCAGAGACCTCTCTGGTGTTACTGAGGTGAGGAAAGGAGTTTGATTCAACCAGGAGCTCCACTAAGATGGGAAAAAGAGGACATTTACACATTCCAGACATTAACTTGGGTCTTTAACAACCAAACACTCACCAAGCTCTCTATTTAACTGGCACTACATAGCTGACAGTAACCAAGTCATGAAAAGCAAGATTTAAATTAGGTGGATATCTGCGCTGAAATCCCATGAGTTCCTGTAGGTAACATGAAAGATTATTCAGAGCAGTATGTGTTACACAAAACAGGGTTATCACTCCCACCACGTACACCTACATCCTCCCCAGATACATCTGCTTCTGCTCCAAATTACCTATTAGATTGTCCCAAAAGAGAATAACCTATGGTTGAATGATCAGAACAATTGCCTGAGCATTAGAAATCCTTTGTTGACATTGTTGTCTGGACCATGAAAATAGCCTGTAGAGCTAAACTGCAAAGGAGACTATTAGAAGAAAAGAATCACTATCAGAAAGAACAAGAATGCCCaaatgagagggaaaataaaaaaagaaagaaaaaaaaaaaatgtgacttctAACAACCTAAATGCAGAAAGGCAAGCCTGCAGCTTGCTGAACGTAGAGTTATAAATGAAACTTTCTTCAAGCCCTCCTCAAACTGGTAGCCTACTCAAGGACTGTGGGGATGCAGGCAAGCTGAGGTCTTGCAGAAAGTAGAAATTAATCTTGCATTAACGCTCACAGCAGAGGTTCCCACATCAGGGGTCTTTTTTATAATGCATCAACCTGAGGAATTCATTGtcaaactgaaaattcagtagGGGAGAGTTTGGAGTAAACTGACAAAATGAATAATAACAGATTGCTGGGACTGGGTGGGATTCACCCACATCTACAGGAACTCAGCAGCTGTCTTGTTTAACCCTTCACACTGACCTCAACTCTAGGGAATAAGTAGTGGCAAATTAACAGCTGATTTTAGAAAGAGTTCTAGGAGGATTTGTGGATTTATAAAGACTGTCTTTATTGGGTGGTTCTATAGAAGCTATGGTAAGCCATCATACAACCATAACAGAGCAACACTGGCTTGAGAGCAGTTGTAATTCACAAATCTTTTGGTGGTTGCTGGAGTAAACAGAGAGGTGGCTGATGGCAACCCAGGTGCACCTGGATTTTCAAAAAGTTTGGAAAAGGTCTCTCAAAGAAATTAAGGAGTCTTGGAATAAATGGTAAGGTCCCCTTGCAGCGAAATAACTGGTTAAGGAACAGGAGGTGAAAGGATGGGATGGTATGTCCACCTCTCGCAGGGATGGGGTTTTCCCACAGGGTCTCCAGCAGCATGGGTTGTGCAACATCCTTACAAATTCcctgaaaaaaattatgaaaagcGAGGTGACAAATTGCAATATATATCCTTTCTACATGAAAAATTCCATTCCTCACTTCCTAGTTTTACAGGCTTGCTGAGAGGACCCATGAGGGATGAAAGATCACATCAGACCatgagccctgcctgtccctgcccaccccatGGCTCTCCGACCTGCCCAGGGCCCAAGATCATGCAAGGCCCCAGGGCCATCTGTCCCTGCCCaagtgaggctgcagcagggctggggc
The nucleotide sequence above comes from Oxyura jamaicensis isolate SHBP4307 breed ruddy duck chromosome 1, BPBGC_Ojam_1.0, whole genome shotgun sequence. Encoded proteins:
- the PCP4 gene encoding calmodulin regulator protein PCP4, whose product is MSERQGTGATNGKDKTSGENDGQKKVQEEFDIDMDAPETERAAVAIQSQFRKFQKKKAGSQS